A stretch of DNA from Triticum dicoccoides isolate Atlit2015 ecotype Zavitan chromosome 2A, WEW_v2.0, whole genome shotgun sequence:
ATAAATTAGGCTAGTGTTGTAGTCCGAGTCGTGTCAATGTCTGAGTCATAAACTAGGCTAGTGTTGTATCCGTGAACTAGTTTTCGCAGAACTAGTTTGGATAAGTAGGGCCTTGTTTGGATAAGTAGTTTTCGCAGAACTAGTTTTCCGTGAACCCATATAACCGTGTAACAGACTTAAACCATGTTTGGGCCCCGCAGTAAAAACGTGGATTAGCAAGATTCAGTTTCCACAAAGCCAGGAATATGCGTTTTATGAAAAATTACTAATAGTACATGTTTTTATGAAAACACGATTATATACGGATACTCATCGCAACTGATATTCGCCGACTCGACGAACGAAAGCTGCAGCGGAATCGAGCTGAGTCGGCAAGTTGAAACCGCCACCGTCCATGCGTGCCAAGTCGCCGAGGGAAGCGGCCGCCGCCGTCCATGCGTGCCAAGTCGCCGAGGGAAGTAGCCATCGCCGAGCGCACACGCCGAGTTGTCGACTGGAAGCCACACGCCGCATGGCCGCTATCAGTATTTTCTCAATTCCACCGGCGACGATGTCGCGTCGCTGAGACTGGTTTTCTACGCACCGACGATGTTGCCGAGCTGCCCATTCGAGCGCCTCCACTCCATGGCCTCATCAGTGTTCTCATGGTCTCTCGTTCATTGTTGTGCCACCCGTCGAGCTGCAGCGGGCGGCGCTACTCTGTCCTGAGCCTCCACCAAATGATGAACACCAGCCACGGAATACGACGAGGAATCCTGCTGGACGCAACCATCTCTTCTGCGGATGCAAGGCTGTGGCCGCGTCTCCGTGCTCGGCAGTGGCAACATAGGCAATGGGTGCAGCCTCGGCCTCAAAGGCACGGCGCCGGCGCCACCCGGACTCAGTGCCATCGCCGTCGTTGGGCTCACTGAGACGGCGGCGGCTACGTCGGTGCCGCGGCCGGGGACGACCCTGTACACGATGCCGCCATCCAGCTGCCAGTCTGATCTGCTTGTTCATCTCCGACACAGCTGCGATGAAGGCGGCGGTGTCAGCAACATCATCAACAAGAACAGAATCATATGTACTGATGGCAACTTCATTGGAGTCTGAACATGGCAATGATCTCTTGCCATGGCTCATAATTCTGCTTTTCAAGTCGTCAACCATCATGCTGTAGCAGGCATGTACATGCTCCTGATCAATGTAACAGACAAAGGTTGTTCAAACCCAATGCTCATTTCATCATCCAAATGAAACATTACTATGATCAAAGTGACGCAAAAGGGTTATTTATTTAGTTTGTGCAAGAAACCTTCTCAATGGGGCATGATGGAGATAGATTGTCCATCTTGGACTCCAGTGCTTCTTTGGTCAGTAGAGCTTCATAGGATGCAGCCAAGATTGCAGCTGCAGCCACAGTAGATGGCCTGTAATCCAGCACACTGCCGGCTGCATGAACACAGCGCAAATCAACCAGACAAAATGCAAGAAAGATCGCAAGATTTCTTTTCAGAAGGTGTGCAGGACGAAGATGAACCTTCGGCTGTGGCAAAGATGGAGCCGATGGACTTGAGGGCGACGCGGGCGGGGTCAtgcccgccgccgccacggccgtcGTGCCGGTCGAGCCGGGAGGAGAAGCAAGGGAGGTAGTCGAACGGCGTAACGGCGGCCATGCGCCAACCGAGCGTGGACAGCACGAGCAGCTCCATCCGGCGGACGGAGGCGGAGCAGAACTCGTAGCCGCCGCCGGCGTCGAGCTCCAACAGCGCCGGCGCGCAGTACTCCTCCATCTTGGCCGCCACGGAGACGCAGGCCACGGACAGGAGGCGCGCCGCCCACGGCATGGCCGCCCTCTGCACGCACACAACCACATCATCATCCCGTTCCTAAGAAGCAGAGAGGCTAAATTTGTTTTACGGCGGCGGTGCGGTGATTGATTACATCGACACGTCGCCGGAGGAAGAAGCGGTCGAAGTAGGCGATGGCCAGGTACGCCGTGCGGTGGCCGAACCCGAAGCAGCCCCGAGTCTGCAAATGCAAATCAGATGCCGGTTCCAAAGGCGTCAGTGACCGATCGATCGATGCTCGCACCAATAATCGTGAGAGCGAGGAGCTGAGTGAGTGCTCACTTCAAGGATCCATTTGACGGCGGCGAGGCGCGCCTGCCGGAACCAGTCCTCGGAAGCGGCCGACGAGCAGTCCTCCGGCACTGCCACTGCAGCACTAGCCCGGCAACGATGGCCGCCACCACAATGACGGCCGGAATCGACACCGTAGGCGACGACCGACGCTTCGGCGGCCTTCCAACCTGCGCCGCTGCACCAGGGTTCATTCCAGGGTTCGTCTGCGGGATTCTTCCCTCTCTCCGGCGCACTCGATCTTGAGCGGAAACCTGCATAGCCTCGGGTTGTCGTCGAAGTCGGTGGGGCCCTGGTTGACGAGCGAGCCCACCTCACGCCGGCGAGGTCGTTCCCCCGGAGGTCAAGGCTGACAGCCACGGGAATGCCGCAGAACTCCGGCGGGATCCCGCAGacgaagggcctctttgattcttaGGATTTTGACATGTAGTACAAAAGATCCCATAGGAAATTTTTTTATGGGATTCAATCCTATAAATCAAAAAAGCaacatagaaaaaaattctaaggatttcaatcctttagaaatcctataaaattcctttgaatcaaaggagcccgaaATGGCTGTAGCTGAGGTTGATTAAAGAAAACGGCAGGGGGTTCTACAAAAGTGCATGCGCTGACCGGGCCAGCCACCTGGCTGCCAATTGTGGAGTTGTGATTGGTCTGGGACTAAAACGTCACATGCAGTGCAAATTAGGGTATGGTAGGATTACATTTTGCAAGTTTAGGACTAAATCATCACACTTCGTGCAAATTAGGGTACCTGCGGTGCTATTACCTCTTGCTTTTGCCAAGTTCCCGGCCTCAAATCTGCTCAATCTCAGGACCGTAACGCCAGCACCGAGCGGCCGGAGAAACAGTTGGGCTCTCGCTGCTGCTCTGCCCTCCTCTCGGCGTCACGCGCGCGCCAGAGGCTGACGCGCGGCATTGGATTCTCGTGTTCGTTCGGTGGGGTTGGACCTCCGAAGGAGGGAGACGAGACCAACGGTCATGGAACGAGGTTGGTGCAGCCGTGTagtagttttttttttgtttttttgcgggAAGCCGTGTAGTACTGTTTATTGTTTTTGAGATAGCTCACCACTCATGTCAAGTGGTGGAAGCCGTGTAGTAGTAGGTCCTACTACGTGGCGCACCCACCCGTCCACCGTCCACGGCCGGTCTTGCGTTAGACGAACAGAGGTCGAGGTGACTGTTGCGTGTGGTGTGTCGGTGGGGTGGGCTCGGCCCACGCACGGCTCACCGAACCTCTCTTTCCGTTCAGGTGGGCGGTGGCTTCTGTTTCTTTCTCGTCTCTAGTGGGCATTGATTGGAGAGCTTGAAGCCTTCGGTGCAAAAACAATTCGacgcacgtacgtacgtacgtaccatCTGCAACTATCTACGCGCGGCTAATAATTAGGCTTCTGGAGGTCAATGGTGTTGTTGGATGCATGCGCCCCGCAAAAAGTACGGTGTTGTTCCATGCGCGAGTACCGTGGCTGCTTCGTGTGGACAGAATTAGAACGGCAGTTTTTATAATACTAATGCAGTACGATCTCGATTTCGTCGGTGGAAAATTCGGAGAATGAGGCCTGGAGGACCCCATGAGAGGACTTGAGATCCTCCAAGGGATACTTACTTGCATCTGGGTTTGTTCTTATTTGTCGGGTGCATTATTAGTGGAGAGAGAACAACTGCTGTCGGCCATGTGGGAAGGGGAATGGAGTGCTGCGCGGGCTGCTTGTAAGCTGGCCCGGAAATGTTCCGCAACAACGACTCGGACGGATGATGGATGCCATTCTGTACTGGGCCGTGTTCGTCGCCAAGGTGCTTCACAAGCCCATTCAAAATACACCCCTAAAAAATAGCTCACTGAAAATACCATCAGCAAAACATGTACACATATGGATAAACGGCCAGTGCTGCCACTGAACAATCCTCATTGTTTCAGTGATTTATTCTTCCCTTATGTATATCCTTTAACTAACATCCACAAGACACGCCCAAACATggccagtggcggagccagaattCGAGTATAGGGGGGGCCGAGTACGTATATTGGTCTAATCTCATTGATAATTACTCGTCAATCCTATTAAAATTGTCTAAAACTGNNNNNNNNNNNNNNNNNNNNNNNNNNNNNNNNNNNNNNNNNNNNNNNNNNNNNNNNNNNNNNNNNNNNNNNNNNNNNNNNNNNNNNNNNNNNNNNNNNNNNNNNNNNNNNNNNNNNNNNNNNNNNNNNNNNNNNNNNNNNNNNNNNNNNNNNNNNNNNNNNNNNNNNNNNNNNNNNNNNNNNNNNNNNNNNNNNNNNNNNNNNNNNNNNNNNNNNNNNNNNNNNNNNNNNNNNNNNNNNNNNNNNNNNNNNNNNNNNNNNNNNNNNNNNNNNNNNNNNNNNNNNNNNNNNNNNNNNNNNNNNNNNNNNNNNNNNNNNNNNNNNNNNNNNNNNNNNNNNNNNNNNNNNNNNNNNNNNNNNNNNNNNNNNNNNNNNNNNNNNNNNNNNNNNNNNNNNNNNNNNNNNNNNNNNNNNNNNNNNNNNNNCCTGCTCGTcccccctggctccgcccctgaacATGGCGCCCCAGCGGGGTAGCGCACACCCCCCTCGCGCGCTCGGCGTTCTCATGGGCTGGCCCATTTgtcattttttctttattttttcattttccctTTACTTTTcatttctgttttcctttttctttcctaCTTTTTCTCTTTACTTTTTCATTCCTTTTTGCGAATtttcttttcaaattcatgaattttttgtTCATCGAATTCAACAATGTTCATCGGATTCAATTTTTTGTTCATCggtattaaaaatgttcatcaaaattcaaattttgttcactaacctaaaaatgttcatcaaaattcaaaatttCTTCATCCATTTGTCAAAAAAGTTCTTGAATACAAATTTTGTTCATGAAATATAAACAAATGTTCATCATTATTAAAAAAATGCTCATAAAAAATGTTCATCCAAATAAGAAAATGTTCATTCTTTTgaatcgcaaacattttttgagCTCCAGATATGTTTTTTTCCGAAAATTCACAATTCACAATGTTTTCAAATTTTAGAACCAAGGCCAAATTATTTTAatgtagaaaaaaacagaaaagtaaaaaacGAAAACGAAAATAAATAAGGGCGCCCGCCCCACGCATTGGCCGGCCCAACAGGGTGCGCGGGCTTCGTGCTCCCGTGACTGGGGGCGCCCCACGCACCATATACGAGGTCCCAAACTTGCAAACACTGGGAGTTCATAGTACAACTTATTTCAAACGTAAAACACCGAAggaaaaaaatactccctccgttccaaattactcgtcgtaaaaatggatgtatttagaactaaaatacatctagatacatccatacccacgacaaataatttggaacggaggaagtaatatTCAAGGTCGTCGGACAATAATCATACTTTGTGTGCCCTCTGGCGGCATCCCATCCTACAAAAATGGCTGATTGCTCTGGGTATGTGCCTGAGCCTCTGAAGGACTCTGATAAAGGCTGGCTGAAAGTTCAAACAGTCTAAGAAACAACAGATGCCCTGCATCTAATTTATCTTGGTGGCTGATTTCATATAGAACCCTTTTTTAGGACAGGTTGCTCTTCTGTTTAAGAAAAAAAAATGAGACCAAACCAAGGGCTAACCTTCGTTGGTATTTTTTTATAAGAGAAACTCCGCGAGCACCATGTGTACAAGGCGGGACTTCAACTTGGGTGGGCTGGCAGTAACCTCAGCTGCTCAGCCAACAAGTCGACGCCCCGTCCTCAGTTGCTCTTCTGTTTGAACAACACGTCCACTGAGCAATGTGTAGCTTTTGGAATACCCCTTGAGAAATTAGTGGATTGCCACGTTACTTTTGCTCATCTTGTATACTTTTCTTGGGCGGTATTTACATCCATACCAACTGTATCTATCAAAAGTGAACCAATTTGTGGTTGGACAGCGATATCCTCagctcaagtcctggtgctcgtatTATTCTTAGATTTTATTTCTGAATTTCCAGCGATGCACTTTCAGTGAAAGGAAACATTCTCGTCGACGACGGGTGCTTTTGCCAACCAACTTGTGATTGGATAGTTAGAGGGCTGTGATATCCctaacccatcagggttcaaggcTCATAGGCAGGGGCGGAGCTAGAATTGGGCCAAGCCATGGCCCCATGCTTGCTATAGTGCCTCAACAGTGTTGCTACATTGTTTGAGATAGTATAGTCAACACCGAGTGTATTGAGCACGGCCCGGGCCCAGGCCCCCCGGCATGGGTCCTAGATCCGCCACTGCTCATAAGGGTAGGATATGCGTGTATGCATTTATAgacgtgagtgtatgcgcgtatgtatgtgCGCTTACGTCTGTATTATGTTAAAAGAAAAATCATGTCTATAAAAAAATGAAGGAGATAAGACCTGCTTGACTGAAAGAAATAACACAAATGTTTCCAAGGGATAGTTGATCCCATCCCGCAAAAAAAAAGGATAGTTGATCCCAGTGTCCTGCTGACGAATTTTCGACGCATGGCGCAGCGACGTGGGGCATACAAATGGGCCGAACGTATGATGCAGCACAGCCAAAGCCGGAGGCGCGTCTAACTTGTGCAAACCTTTCGCTCTGTAGTTACACTGTGCCATGATCTACAACTACTTATGTTTCTACGCACTGATGGTACTTGTACGGGGCGCCAGCTTTACTTTAGGGCGTGCGGCACAGCGGGGAGAATCATCGCCGGCTGGGAAAGGCGGCGTGCGTAAGGCTCCCGCCGGCGATACGCCTTGGCCTTTTAGCAGACGATCCATTCATTTCCTTGGAGTTCACTCGAGCTAGATGATTCGCGGTCGCGGCGGCACTTGCATGGGGGAGGCTGTGCTATTGGCAGGAGGCCTGGTCCGGTGCTCGACGTGCGCGCCTGCACATGCACCTGCACCGCACTGCACACCAAATCGTTGGACGATGATGACCTCGCTGTTCTTCCTCGTCCCTACGGAGACGAGGCGTTGAGTCGGGATAACGCTTTGAACGTGGAGACTGGAGAGCCTCGGCCTAGCAATGATGGCTTCGGCGTTCTGGAGCCCAAATGCTGGGGGAAAAGAATCTCAGTTGTAAAGAGGTCCCCGGTTCAAGAAAAAGGCCATGGCATTCAGGTAGGTCCAGGTGCTTACATGGGGCATTTTACCCACCGTTCTTTGTCTCACTGTACTAAAAAGATGATTAACTGTTTTTATTTCTTCTGTATTTATTGCTTAAGCTGACGTCCAGAAGACACGCCCAGACTTCCTAGTACAGCCAGTTTCTGCATGAGAAGTTCAGGGTCGCATTAGCGAGATTCGTCCTGCATAGTTGACTGATTGTCCGTCTGCATTGGCATGTCTGGTGAAGAAATGGTTGCATGAGCCCTGCATAATTGACTGATTGTGTTCAGTGTCTAGTTTAACCTGCGAGGCTGATTTCCCGTCAAACAGTTCCTAAGGACCAAGTTTTTCATGTTATCTGAATAGCATGCCCTTTTTTCCCCACGCCCATTGGACAATACATGTTGCTTCGAATGCCCCCTGGAAATTTAGAAATTAACTAGGATCAGCCACTTTACTTTGTTCACCATTACAAACTTTAAGGCCCCACTTCGAAGAAAGCAATTTCATAAATAGACAATTGCCCGTGTGTTGCAAGGGTGGCATAAATATTCTAGTAAGGTAGCCGGCGGTTTATTTGATCATATTAACTTGATTGTGTCGAAAAGTGCTTTATATGGCAAATACTTGTTCTGTGTTTTTTGAGGGAGGCAAACACTTGTTGGTAGTACTTATTTAATTACCAAATAAAATACAAAATTATTTGtcaaatacttcctccgtcccaaaattcttgtcttagatttgtttaaATACGATTCGTGGGCGAATGGTGAAAACCCTGAgaaaaatcaaagagagagagagagagagggatgaacATATGTAAAGTTTGACGAAGAAGTAGGCGACATAACCCTATGTTCTTTTTAAATAGGAGACGTTTCAAAATCCTACAAAAAGGATTCTACACCGCCATGAAATTGTAGGTATAGTTTGAAAATTCCTAGGAATCCTGCACTGTGTGGGTATTTGGTCCAGAATCAGAATGCTTCCTTTCCTCGGAGCATTTTCTAAACAATCACTCAATCTCATGTTTCCACGTTCTTTGATAAGTCCAATGCAACAAGTGTCTTTATCTCTCTCTCCTAACAAAAAAATTTCTGCAAAATTCCTCTCGGGAATTCAAACAAGTATATTGTACAATTTCTAGGTTGTAGAATATAGTAGGAATTTACAAGACATGACTTGCAATTTCCGCATCTTTTCTACCCGTGTGTTTTCACCGGAAATACAAAGTACCCGAACATGTTTGTAAAAAAAGTACCTTAACATAACAAAAATTACATCTGGGTCTTTGGACCATCGAACAACCACGAGTGCCGTCAGAACAAGCTGCTGACGCGCC
This window harbors:
- the LOC119358052 gene encoding uncharacterized protein LOC119358052 encodes the protein MPRVSLWRARDAERRAEQQREPNCFSGRSRPFVCGIPPEFCGIPVAVSLDLRGNDLAGVRWARSSTRAPPTSTTTRGYAGFRSRSSAPERGKNPADEPWNEPWCSGAGWKAAEASVVAYGVDSGRHCGGGHRCRASAAVAVPEDCSSAASEDWFRQARLAAVKWILETRGCFGFGHRTAYLAIAYFDRFFLRRRVDRAAMPWAARLLSVACVSVAAKMEEYCAPALLELDAGGGYEFCSASVRRMELLVLSTLGWRMAAVTPFDYLPCFSSRLDRHDGRGGGGHDPARVALKSIGSIFATAEAGSVLDYRPSTVAAAAILAASYEALLTKEALESKMDNLSPSCPIEKEHVHACYSMMVDDLKSRIMSHGKRSLPCSDSNEVAISTYDSVLVDDVADTAAFIAAVSEMNKQIRLAAGWRHRVQGRPRPRHRRSRRRLSEPNDGDGTESGWRRRRAFEAEAAPIAYVATAEHGDAATALHPQKRWLRPAGFLVVFRGWCSSFGGGSGQSSAARCSSTGGTTMNERP